The Thaumasiovibrio subtropicus genome window below encodes:
- a CDS encoding alpha/beta hydrolase: MIKQEFIATQHGDLECLSLCPPETVASASPVILVHGIFTGASLFSHHFMPAIAHAGYPCYALSLRSHGNSHNNASDSPLESYVEDLRSLFDLVLQRHKQPPIIVGYSMGGLVAQHFASKLSTKYPVMPLSGLCLLASVPPHGFNHLNNHLVCSQPFEASVLSQFMLMPELLVQNAYVRRSLLNALFHDGATKAQAEKILAGFCPEDLNLFSSAQPVALDFAQKLPVLVIGAQNDKIVPVKIVNDTANAYGVKAEIIPLCGHAIPLENQWPNAMERLITWVHERHPSHQLIKAS, encoded by the coding sequence ATGATCAAACAAGAGTTTATCGCAACACAACACGGTGATCTTGAATGCCTCAGCTTGTGTCCGCCGGAAACGGTGGCCTCGGCGTCACCCGTCATTCTCGTTCATGGCATTTTTACCGGTGCATCGCTGTTTTCTCATCACTTTATGCCAGCCATCGCGCATGCGGGTTACCCTTGCTACGCACTTAGCTTACGCAGCCATGGCAATAGCCACAATAATGCCAGTGACAGCCCGTTGGAAAGCTATGTCGAAGACTTACGCTCGCTCTTCGACCTCGTGTTACAACGACATAAGCAGCCACCCATTATTGTCGGATACTCTATGGGAGGACTGGTCGCGCAACATTTTGCTTCAAAACTCAGTACCAAATACCCTGTCATGCCGCTCTCCGGCCTCTGTCTGCTCGCGTCAGTGCCGCCACACGGTTTTAATCATCTCAATAATCACTTGGTGTGCTCACAGCCTTTTGAGGCCAGTGTGCTCAGCCAGTTTATGCTCATGCCAGAACTCTTGGTTCAAAACGCCTATGTGCGTCGTTCTCTGCTCAATGCCCTGTTCCATGACGGAGCAACAAAGGCCCAAGCGGAGAAAATTTTGGCCGGCTTCTGTCCTGAAGACCTGAATTTATTCTCCTCGGCGCAGCCCGTCGCCTTAGACTTTGCACAGAAGCTCCCAGTCTTGGTCATAGGGGCGCAAAACGACAAGATTGTTCCGGTTAAAATTGTCAACGATACCGCCAACGCTTATGGTGTGAAGGCGGAAATCATTCCGCTATGTGGTCATGCGATACCACTGGAAAATCAGTGGCCCAACGCGATGGAACGTCTGATTACATGGGTTCATGAGCGTCATCCAAGCCACCAGCTGATAAAGGCATCTTAA